In a genomic window of Hyphomonas sp.:
- a CDS encoding TonB-dependent receptor yields MTVSTDKIRATSARKTKWGTLLCSASAASLLSALPLAAQAQDAGEETLTQDVVVVQGIRGSLERAMDIKRDSNGVVDAISAEDIGKFPDTNLAESLQRITGVSINRVNGEGSEITVRGFGPGFNLVTLNGRTMPTAKVRAIGTRGNYGAGGDRAFDFANLASEGVNGLEVYKTGQAVLPSGGIGATVNIKTRTPFDDPGTNFSISAKAMNDTSVEAGDDFTPELSGLASWTDDSDRFGIGLFGSYSKRDSGAPTQQVNDWIVRESADGSIDGSYTRGDGSTQITNPPAAGQLYAIAQDSRYDFSDLSRERLNGQLVLQFRPMDNLTLTGDYTYAKNEYDELRYEQTNWFATPLDQIIFDNDGPVATAVFMQENNNGSKDIGFEQTNRATKDELNSLGFNAEWEVNDRATVIFDAHSSKSESGGNNPLGHTATFVTFGAPVILQHSVDYRSGYPIQSYTIDDSVRGNGNGVLDVGDLGTQVQRSNSSRMEHQVDEIDLRVVWDFDNSSLTVGGNYRDTEMDRWTRTTQQDLGSWGISNPGDVEQFAPGLVDTYCLSCLFDDVNVGQADVAFRADAAKLFPLLQAAYPGNSVNVSETADTVQEEITSLFAAFQMESEFLDRPARVNLGLRYEETEVTSITEQSVPSDILWTADNDFLVVQSGDKQDVSGSGSYDHLLPNVDFQVDVTDNIVARASYSKTIGRVGYSSLFASTTANQPNRPTAFGGSLTGASQNPGLLPLESDNFDISVEWYYGDTSYVSAGYFDKRVKNFIGNGVVERNLFGLRDPASGAAGSRSGDALDIINDLGVDQSEANLFTLTALIEANGGDLAAAQAEFQSQLVGGALPQSYVDQILGQYDVSSDANDPLAIFSVNQPINNREGNIDGMEFAWQHFFGDTGFGFQANYTLVNGDVELDPAASIDENQFALVGLSDTANLTAIYEKYGFSARLAYNWRDTFLLATNQGGDRSGTYVEDYGQYDLNVSYDINEQLAVSFEGINLTGEDQRIYHRVPEQVFYVYELSPRYLLGLRYKF; encoded by the coding sequence ATGACTGTTTCCACGGACAAGATCCGTGCGACTTCTGCACGGAAAACAAAATGGGGAACGCTGCTGTGCAGCGCGTCCGCGGCGTCTCTGCTGTCAGCCCTGCCATTGGCAGCGCAGGCACAGGATGCGGGTGAAGAGACCCTGACCCAGGATGTCGTGGTCGTGCAGGGGATCCGCGGATCGCTCGAGCGTGCCATGGACATCAAGCGTGACTCAAATGGTGTCGTCGATGCCATCTCCGCCGAAGACATCGGCAAGTTCCCGGACACGAACCTGGCTGAATCGCTTCAGCGGATCACCGGCGTGTCCATCAACCGCGTCAATGGTGAGGGGTCCGAGATCACCGTGCGCGGCTTCGGCCCAGGCTTCAACCTGGTCACGCTCAACGGCCGTACCATGCCGACAGCCAAGGTTCGCGCGATTGGTACGCGCGGAAACTACGGTGCCGGCGGTGACCGGGCGTTCGACTTCGCCAACCTCGCCTCCGAAGGCGTGAACGGGCTCGAAGTCTACAAGACCGGCCAGGCTGTCCTGCCTTCCGGCGGCATCGGCGCCACAGTGAACATCAAGACGCGTACGCCGTTTGATGATCCCGGCACGAATTTCTCGATTTCCGCCAAGGCGATGAACGATACCAGCGTCGAAGCCGGCGATGACTTCACGCCGGAACTGTCCGGTCTTGCCAGCTGGACCGACGATTCCGACCGGTTCGGCATCGGTCTCTTCGGATCCTATTCCAAGCGGGATTCCGGCGCGCCGACCCAGCAGGTCAATGACTGGATTGTTCGTGAGTCTGCTGATGGTTCGATCGATGGCAGCTATACGCGCGGCGATGGATCCACCCAGATCACCAACCCGCCCGCTGCTGGCCAGCTCTATGCCATTGCGCAGGACAGCCGGTACGATTTCTCCGACCTGTCGCGCGAGCGCCTGAACGGCCAGCTGGTTCTCCAGTTCCGCCCGATGGACAATCTCACGCTGACCGGTGACTATACCTACGCGAAGAACGAATATGACGAGCTGCGCTATGAGCAGACCAACTGGTTTGCCACGCCGCTTGACCAGATCATCTTCGACAATGATGGCCCGGTCGCGACCGCGGTCTTCATGCAGGAGAACAATAACGGCTCCAAGGATATCGGTTTCGAGCAAACCAACCGCGCTACGAAGGATGAGTTGAACTCGCTTGGCTTCAATGCCGAATGGGAAGTCAACGACCGGGCGACCGTGATCTTCGACGCGCACAGCTCCAAGTCGGAATCCGGCGGCAACAACCCGCTTGGCCACACGGCAACCTTCGTGACCTTCGGGGCACCTGTCATCCTTCAGCACTCTGTTGATTATCGCAGCGGTTACCCGATCCAGTCCTATACGATCGATGACAGCGTTCGCGGCAACGGCAATGGCGTGCTGGACGTCGGTGACCTCGGCACCCAGGTGCAACGCTCGAACTCTTCCCGCATGGAGCACCAGGTTGACGAAATCGACCTGCGCGTGGTCTGGGATTTCGACAATAGCAGCCTGACGGTCGGCGGTAATTATCGCGATACCGAAATGGACCGCTGGACGCGCACCACTCAGCAGGATCTGGGGTCCTGGGGTATTTCCAATCCGGGCGACGTTGAACAGTTCGCGCCGGGTCTGGTCGATACCTACTGCCTGTCCTGCCTGTTCGACGATGTGAATGTTGGACAGGCCGATGTCGCTTTCCGCGCAGATGCGGCCAAATTGTTCCCGCTGCTCCAGGCAGCGTATCCGGGCAATTCGGTGAACGTGTCCGAGACGGCTGACACCGTTCAGGAGGAAATCACTTCCCTGTTCGCAGCCTTCCAGATGGAAAGCGAATTCCTGGATCGTCCGGCCCGCGTCAATCTCGGTCTGCGCTACGAAGAAACCGAAGTCACATCGATCACGGAACAATCCGTGCCGTCTGACATCCTGTGGACGGCTGATAACGACTTCCTCGTCGTGCAATCCGGTGACAAGCAGGACGTTTCCGGAAGTGGCTCTTACGACCACCTTCTTCCGAATGTCGACTTCCAGGTGGACGTGACGGACAACATCGTTGCTCGTGCATCTTACAGCAAGACGATCGGTCGCGTTGGGTACAGCAGCCTGTTCGCGTCGACGACAGCAAACCAGCCTAACCGCCCGACCGCTTTTGGTGGTTCACTGACGGGGGCCTCGCAGAATCCCGGTCTCCTGCCGCTTGAGTCAGACAATTTCGACATCTCTGTCGAATGGTACTATGGCGACACGAGCTATGTATCGGCTGGATACTTCGACAAGCGTGTGAAGAACTTCATCGGTAATGGTGTGGTCGAGCGCAATCTGTTCGGTCTGCGTGATCCGGCTTCCGGTGCAGCGGGCTCCCGTTCAGGCGACGCGCTGGATATCATCAATGATTTGGGTGTTGACCAGTCCGAAGCAAACCTCTTCACGCTGACGGCCCTGATCGAAGCCAATGGTGGTGATCTGGCCGCAGCTCAGGCAGAGTTCCAATCGCAACTCGTCGGCGGTGCCCTGCCGCAGAGCTATGTTGACCAGATCCTTGGTCAATACGATGTCTCTTCGGACGCCAATGACCCGCTGGCCATCTTCAGTGTCAACCAGCCGATCAACAACCGCGAAGGCAATATCGATGGTATGGAGTTCGCCTGGCAGCACTTCTTCGGCGATACGGGCTTCGGCTTCCAGGCCAATTATACCCTCGTGAACGGGGATGTTGAACTGGATCCGGCGGCGAGCATTGATGAGAACCAGTTCGCTCTGGTGGGTCTGTCTGACACGGCAAACCTGACGGCGATCTACGAGAAGTATGGCTTCTCCGCCCGTCTGGCCTACAACTGGCGTGATACCTTCCTCCTCGCCACGAACCAGGGCGGTGACCGGTCTGGTACCTATGTCGAGGATTACGGTCAGTACGACCTGAACGTCAGCTACGACATCAACGAGCAACTGGCCGTGTCGTTCGAGGGCATCAATCTGACCGGCGAAGACCAGCGGATCTATCACCGCGTGCCGGAGCAGGTCTTCTATGTCTACGAGCTGTCCCCGCGTTACCTGCTGGGCCTGCGCTACAAGTTCTGA
- a CDS encoding tryptophan halogenase family protein codes for METQKIRKVVIAGGGTAGWITAAALSRLLGPLLEVTLVESDDIGTVGVGEATIPTHRTFHHLMGIDERDFMRATKATFKLGIAFENWGGVGDRYIHSFGQVGKPSWMGEFYHIWMRARERGIGEHLDAYCLELQAAEAERFYTSEKSGLNFAYHLDASLYARFLRSFSEKKGVKRVEGLIEQVEQDGETGFLTALKLKSGERIEGDFFIDCTGFRGLLIEQTLKTGYEDWTNWLPTDSALAVQTKSVGPAIPYTRAIAHHAGWQWRIPLQHRVGNGLVFCSENMTPDEAHAYLMSHVEGEALTEPRLIRYKTGRRKKVWNRNCVALGLSSGFVEPLESTSIHLIQVGATRLVQQFPFAGVTEAQANHYNAQADRELEKIRDFIVLHYKLTERDDSDFWRARRDMEIPESLAQRIALFRDGGLVYQASDDLFRVDSWLQVMMGQRLAPARYHHMGHLMTDEQLKTALGGLQAGIARAVSQMPSHQEFIDRYCAAPETV; via the coding sequence TTGGAAACGCAGAAGATCAGGAAAGTTGTCATCGCCGGCGGCGGCACGGCCGGCTGGATCACCGCGGCCGCCCTGTCCCGGCTCCTCGGGCCACTGCTGGAGGTCACGCTGGTCGAATCCGATGATATCGGCACGGTTGGCGTGGGGGAGGCGACGATCCCGACACATCGTACCTTCCACCATCTGATGGGGATCGACGAGCGGGACTTCATGCGGGCCACCAAGGCGACGTTCAAGCTGGGCATTGCCTTCGAGAACTGGGGCGGCGTCGGTGATCGCTACATCCACTCCTTCGGACAGGTCGGCAAGCCGAGCTGGATGGGGGAATTCTACCATATCTGGATGCGGGCGCGTGAACGCGGCATCGGAGAGCATCTGGACGCCTATTGCCTCGAGCTTCAGGCGGCAGAGGCAGAACGTTTCTACACGTCCGAAAAGTCCGGTCTCAACTTCGCCTATCATCTCGATGCCAGCCTGTATGCGCGCTTCCTTCGCAGCTTCAGCGAGAAGAAGGGTGTCAAGCGCGTGGAAGGTCTCATCGAACAGGTGGAGCAGGATGGCGAGACCGGATTCCTGACAGCCCTGAAGCTGAAATCAGGCGAGCGGATTGAGGGGGATTTCTTCATCGACTGCACGGGCTTTCGCGGCCTGCTCATCGAGCAGACCCTGAAAACGGGATATGAAGACTGGACAAACTGGCTGCCGACGGACAGCGCTCTGGCGGTCCAGACTAAGTCCGTGGGCCCGGCCATTCCCTATACACGGGCCATCGCCCATCATGCCGGCTGGCAATGGCGCATTCCGCTTCAGCACCGGGTCGGCAACGGCCTGGTCTTCTGCAGTGAGAACATGACACCGGACGAGGCACACGCCTATCTGATGAGTCATGTGGAAGGTGAGGCCCTGACCGAGCCGCGCCTGATCCGCTACAAGACGGGTCGCCGGAAGAAGGTGTGGAACAGGAATTGTGTGGCGCTTGGCCTGTCCAGCGGTTTTGTCGAGCCACTCGAATCCACCAGCATCCATCTCATACAGGTCGGGGCGACGCGGCTCGTCCAGCAATTCCCCTTCGCTGGCGTGACAGAAGCTCAGGCCAATCACTACAATGCACAGGCCGACCGCGAACTGGAAAAGATCCGCGATTTCATCGTGCTCCACTACAAATTGACCGAGCGCGATGATTCCGATTTCTGGCGCGCGCGGCGTGACATGGAGATTCCGGAATCCCTGGCCCAGAGGATCGCGCTGTTCCGCGATGGCGGCCTGGTCTATCAGGCATCGGACGACCTGTTCCGGGTGGATTCCTGGCTGCAGGTCATGATGGGACAGCGCCTGGCGCCGGCCCGCTATCACCATATGGGCCATCTGATGACGGATGAACAATTGAAAACCGCGCTCGGGGGATTGCAGGCGGGCATCGCCCGGGCCGTCTCGCAAATGCCGTCCCATCAGGAGTTCATAGACCGGTACTGCGCCGCGCCGGAAACGGTCTAG
- a CDS encoding amidohydrolase family protein produces the protein MTSPSPVDLLIRNAWIVTMDSGRRILRDGALAIQGNRIHSVGPDEEISPGLAPRETLDGSGFVITPGFVNCHVHITGEPLTRGVVPDNTDWAENVFGWLIPLYMTQTPEDERLSAQFAALEMLRTGTTCFIEAGTILDLGAVADGLAATGIRGRIGQWLQDRAFAPDDDQAVLTRSAIDRMVAQADAYPQADDALIAAWPLLVGHNTATDDLWRAATDLARARGLGVSAHMSADRADPDFYLQTAGKRAIAHLAEIDALGPHLSLTHAVHLDQAEVDLLASTGTHVTHCPMTAMKGGYGASSAGLFPEMAAAGVNIQLGTDGNNNGNSGDLMRAMFAMAGLFKDARQDANLFSAYKVLEAATIKGAKGAQMEDQIGSLEPGKKADFVLHDRNRPEWVPLFNPVNQLVYSADGRGVHSVWVDGRRVVDTYRSTLIDEHRLLADVQAAGMALMAREGRAIPSEWPVL, from the coding sequence ATGACCTCTCCCTCCCCTGTCGACCTGCTCATCCGAAACGCCTGGATCGTGACGATGGATTCCGGACGCCGGATCCTGCGCGACGGGGCTCTTGCGATTCAGGGCAACCGGATCCACAGCGTCGGCCCGGATGAGGAGATCAGCCCCGGCCTCGCGCCGCGCGAGACGCTGGACGGATCCGGTTTCGTGATCACGCCGGGCTTCGTGAATTGCCATGTCCACATTACGGGTGAGCCGCTGACCCGCGGTGTCGTGCCGGACAATACCGACTGGGCCGAGAATGTGTTCGGCTGGCTGATCCCCCTGTACATGACGCAGACCCCGGAAGACGAGCGATTGTCTGCGCAGTTTGCGGCGCTGGAAATGCTGCGCACGGGCACGACCTGTTTCATCGAGGCCGGGACGATCCTGGATCTGGGCGCTGTGGCCGACGGGCTCGCCGCCACCGGCATACGCGGCCGCATCGGTCAGTGGCTGCAGGACCGGGCGTTTGCGCCGGACGATGACCAGGCCGTTCTGACCCGGTCCGCCATTGACCGCATGGTCGCGCAGGCCGACGCCTATCCTCAGGCCGATGACGCGCTGATCGCCGCCTGGCCCCTGCTTGTCGGTCACAATACGGCGACGGATGATCTGTGGCGGGCAGCGACCGATCTTGCGCGCGCGCGTGGGCTGGGCGTCAGCGCGCATATGAGCGCCGACCGCGCGGATCCGGACTTCTATCTGCAGACCGCCGGCAAGCGGGCCATCGCCCATCTGGCGGAGATTGACGCGCTCGGCCCGCACCTGTCGCTGACCCATGCAGTGCATTTGGATCAGGCGGAAGTGGACCTGCTGGCTTCAACCGGCACCCATGTGACCCACTGCCCCATGACCGCGATGAAGGGCGGGTATGGCGCGAGTTCTGCCGGCCTGTTTCCGGAAATGGCCGCAGCCGGCGTCAACATTCAGCTGGGCACCGATGGCAACAATAACGGCAATTCGGGAGACCTGATGCGCGCCATGTTCGCCATGGCGGGCCTGTTCAAGGATGCCCGCCAGGACGCAAACCTGTTTTCGGCCTACAAGGTTCTCGAGGCCGCAACGATCAAGGGCGCCAAGGGCGCGCAGATGGAAGACCAGATCGGCTCGCTCGAACCCGGCAAGAAGGCCGATTTCGTCCTGCACGACCGCAACCGACCGGAATGGGTGCCGCTGTTCAACCCCGTCAACCAGCTGGTCTATTCTGCAGACGGACGGGGCGTGCACAGCGTCTGGGTCGATGGCCGCCGCGTGGTGGACACGTATCGCTCCACCCTGATCGACGAACACCGGCTGCTGGCCGACGTCCAGGCCGCCGGCATGGCGCTGATGGCCCGGGAGGGCCGCGCCATCCCGTCCGAATGGCCGGTCCTGTGA
- a CDS encoding cupin-like domain-containing protein — MSGLDITRRTVELEGVAPDAIPYDRLMQEQTPVILKGVARDWPLVRKGQESPDAAMQHIESFYNGRPIVEYRCGPEAGGRYFYTDAVDGFNFERGRVPLQEFFARIREMMAHPDGSSAYVGSTDLDGFFPGLRGANDLALNHPMFEAHRPLVSLWMGNHTIASAHYDMSHNLACCMVGKRTFTLFPPEQVANLYPGPLEPTPGGQVVSMVDFRAPDLDRYPRFAEAMAAGQVAELEPGDVLFYPALWWHNVEGVGAFTAMINYWWNTSPAFMDTPQNTLLHAMLSLRDRPAPEKQAWKALFDYYIFGPADAPAAHLPEGAQGNLAPLDAASARRLRAMLLNRLNR, encoded by the coding sequence GTGTCCGGACTGGACATTACGCGCAGGACAGTCGAACTCGAAGGCGTCGCGCCAGACGCCATCCCCTATGACCGTCTGATGCAGGAACAGACGCCCGTGATCCTGAAAGGTGTCGCGCGGGACTGGCCCCTTGTGCGCAAGGGGCAGGAATCGCCCGATGCCGCCATGCAGCACATTGAGTCCTTCTACAATGGACGCCCCATCGTCGAGTACAGGTGCGGGCCCGAAGCGGGCGGGCGATACTTCTATACCGATGCAGTCGACGGCTTCAATTTCGAACGTGGCCGGGTGCCGCTGCAGGAATTCTTCGCCCGCATCCGCGAAATGATGGCGCATCCGGACGGATCCTCCGCCTATGTCGGCTCAACGGATCTGGACGGCTTCTTTCCCGGACTGCGCGGAGCGAATGACCTGGCCCTGAACCATCCCATGTTCGAGGCGCACAGACCGCTCGTCAGCCTGTGGATGGGCAATCACACGATTGCGTCGGCGCATTACGACATGTCTCACAATCTAGCCTGCTGTATGGTGGGCAAGCGCACCTTCACCCTGTTTCCGCCGGAACAGGTGGCCAATCTCTATCCGGGCCCGCTGGAGCCGACGCCGGGCGGACAGGTGGTCAGCATGGTCGATTTCCGGGCTCCGGACCTCGATCGCTATCCGCGCTTTGCCGAGGCCATGGCGGCCGGACAGGTGGCCGAGCTGGAGCCGGGCGATGTGCTCTTTTACCCGGCCCTGTGGTGGCACAATGTCGAAGGGGTCGGGGCGTTCACGGCGATGATCAATTACTGGTGGAATACCTCCCCGGCCTTCATGGACACGCCCCAGAACACGCTGCTGCATGCCATGCTCAGCCTGCGGGACCGCCCCGCACCGGAGAAGCAGGCCTGGAAGGCGCTGTTCGATTATTACATCTTCGGCCCAGCGGACGCGCCGGCGGCCCATTTGCCGGAAGGGGCGCAGGGCAATCTGGCCCCGCTGGATGCGGCCAGCGCCCGACGGTTGCGGGCGATGCTGCTCAACCGACTCAATCGCTGA
- a CDS encoding SapC family protein, with protein sequence MANTALLNNIDHADLKVIARRGAEFGDSVNQVAVYPTEFSELQRDYPVFFRKNEAGDYFCVVLLGLDKAENLYLDGDRWIARYIPAMLQRGPFLIGFQDQSVDGETRREPVIHVNLDDPRISKTEGEPLFLPQGGNAPYLQHVSQALRVITVGADMMKPMFDAFDAAGLIEPVSLDIKLDDHTEYKVPDLFTLSEERLAALQGPALEQLHRGGFLRAAYLVLASLANVNRLIMMKNAKRAGGN encoded by the coding sequence ATGGCCAATACGGCACTACTCAATAATATAGACCACGCAGACCTGAAGGTGATTGCGCGCCGGGGCGCCGAGTTCGGCGACAGCGTGAATCAGGTTGCGGTCTATCCCACCGAATTTTCCGAGCTGCAGCGCGACTATCCGGTCTTCTTCCGGAAGAATGAGGCCGGAGACTATTTCTGCGTCGTCCTGCTGGGGCTCGACAAGGCAGAGAATCTGTATCTCGACGGAGATCGCTGGATCGCACGCTACATCCCGGCAATGCTGCAGCGCGGCCCGTTCCTGATCGGGTTCCAGGACCAGTCCGTGGACGGGGAGACGCGCCGGGAGCCGGTCATTCACGTCAATCTGGACGATCCGCGCATCAGCAAGACAGAAGGCGAACCGCTTTTCCTGCCACAGGGCGGAAACGCGCCCTATCTGCAGCATGTCAGCCAGGCCTTGCGCGTCATCACGGTAGGCGCAGACATGATGAAGCCGATGTTCGATGCGTTTGATGCGGCGGGCCTGATTGAGCCGGTCTCTCTGGACATCAAGCTGGATGACCATACCGAATACAAGGTGCCTGACCTGTTCACCCTCAGCGAGGAGCGTCTCGCGGCCCTGCAGGGCCCGGCGCTGGAACAGCTGCATCGTGGCGGTTTCCTGCGCGCGGCCTATCTTGTGCTGGCATCGCTCGCCAATGTGAACCGCCTGATCATGATGAAGAACGCAAAGCGCGCGGGCGGCAACTAG